One region of Aeromicrobium sp. Sec7.5 genomic DNA includes:
- a CDS encoding DUF3000 domain-containing protein, with the protein MGAHSELGGTPSQFTAAVDQLRSAVVRPEVVVDEMPAPTRIAPFAHAMSGEIVVADEELAGGRFILLHDPAGHDAWNGTFRCVTFARADIEGDMAADPVLPAVGWSWLEDALAARGAEATAVGGSVTVVHTEGFGSMVEDAPQSQVEVRASWTPLTGVGDHLSAWGDLLAAVAGLPPLTPDVAYLPRRGQRGSSLGGRP; encoded by the coding sequence GTGGGTGCCCACAGTGAGCTCGGCGGGACGCCGAGCCAGTTCACCGCCGCCGTCGACCAGCTCAGGTCAGCCGTCGTGCGGCCCGAGGTCGTGGTCGACGAGATGCCCGCGCCCACCCGCATCGCCCCGTTCGCGCATGCGATGAGCGGCGAGATCGTGGTGGCCGACGAGGAGCTCGCGGGCGGTCGTTTCATCCTCCTGCACGACCCGGCCGGCCACGACGCCTGGAACGGCACCTTCCGCTGCGTCACGTTCGCCCGCGCTGACATCGAGGGCGACATGGCCGCCGACCCGGTCCTGCCGGCCGTGGGCTGGAGCTGGCTGGAGGACGCCCTGGCGGCGCGGGGCGCGGAGGCCACGGCCGTCGGCGGCAGCGTCACGGTCGTGCACACCGAGGGTTTCGGCTCCATGGTCGAGGACGCGCCCCAGTCGCAGGTCGAGGTCCGGGCGTCGTGGACGCCGCTCACGGGCGTCGGCGACCACCTCTCCGCGTGGGGCGACCTGCTCGCGGCCGTCGCCGGCCTGCCCCCGCTCACCCCCGACGTCGCCTACCTGCCCCGCCGTGGTCAGCGCGGCTCGAGCCTCGGCGGCCGCCCGTGA
- a CDS encoding YihY/virulence factor BrkB family protein, which translates to MSASRTGWPDSVRQVPRVSAHAFSNCFRNRVTGLAAEAAFFAILSLPPLVFGLAGAIGFIAERYQVAQVDVLKDRVIDLASRALTDSTVEAVITPTLDEVLRGGRFDVVSIGFLLALWSGSRALNVFIDTITIMYGLGGHRGIVKTRALSFGLYVVALVLGIVLVPLLLAGPDVVQAVVPDRVDILTQLYWPTVLLLSVGFLCSLYHLAVPIRKSWRSGLPGAFFTLAMWILGAYFVRWVLGFSSGGSSIYGPLAAPIAVLLLLYVLSISVLIGAAINAAYDEIRHPEEQPDGDPVGVPGVAPEGGPATGPAGTATAT; encoded by the coding sequence ATGTCGGCCTCCCGCACAGGCTGGCCGGACTCCGTGAGGCAGGTGCCGCGCGTCTCGGCCCATGCCTTCAGCAACTGCTTCCGCAACCGGGTCACCGGTCTCGCGGCGGAGGCGGCGTTCTTCGCCATCTTGTCCCTGCCGCCGCTGGTCTTCGGGCTCGCCGGCGCCATCGGCTTCATCGCTGAGCGCTACCAGGTCGCCCAGGTCGACGTGCTCAAGGACCGGGTCATCGATCTCGCGTCGCGAGCGCTGACCGACAGCACGGTCGAGGCCGTGATCACGCCGACGCTCGACGAGGTGCTGCGCGGCGGACGCTTCGACGTCGTGTCGATCGGCTTCCTGCTCGCGCTCTGGTCAGGTTCGCGGGCGCTCAACGTGTTCATCGACACGATCACGATCATGTACGGGCTCGGCGGACACCGTGGCATCGTCAAGACGCGGGCGCTGTCGTTCGGTCTCTACGTCGTGGCCCTCGTCCTCGGGATCGTCCTGGTCCCCCTGCTGCTCGCCGGGCCCGACGTCGTGCAAGCGGTGGTTCCCGACCGCGTCGACATCCTGACCCAGCTCTACTGGCCCACGGTCCTGCTGCTGTCGGTCGGCTTCCTGTGCTCGCTCTACCACCTGGCCGTCCCGATCCGGAAGAGCTGGCGCTCGGGGCTGCCCGGGGCATTCTTCACCCTCGCGATGTGGATCCTCGGTGCGTACTTCGTGCGTTGGGTCCTGGGTTTCAGCAGCGGAGGATCGTCGATCTACGGTCCGCTCGCCGCCCCCATCGCGGTGCTGCTCCTGCTGTACGTGCTGTCGATCTCGGTGCTGATCGGCGCGGCGATCAACGCCGCGTACGACGAGATCCGGCATCCCGAGGAGCAGCCGGATGGCGATCCCGTCGGCGTGCCCGGCGTCGCTCCGGAGGGTGGGCCCGCCACCGGGCCCGCCGGGACGGCGACGGCGACCTGA
- the hemQ gene encoding hydrogen peroxide-dependent heme synthase, which produces MTERVPNQGKLAKEINDTIRYAMWSVFRLDRVLGDADRAAEAAEVDALVARLAEDDVVVRGSYDVSGIRADADLMVWWHASTAEALQAAYNAFRRTALGSRMAPVWSQTALHRPAEFNRSHIPAFMADEEVRDWVCVYPFVRSYEWYLLPEDERRDMLKEHGMQARPYPDVRANTVASFALGDYEWMLAFEADELHRIVDLMRELRASRARRHVREEVPFYTGRKRTWDELAQLWP; this is translated from the coding sequence ATGACTGAGCGCGTGCCGAACCAGGGCAAGCTGGCCAAGGAGATCAACGACACGATCCGCTACGCGATGTGGTCGGTGTTCCGGCTCGATCGCGTGCTGGGTGACGCGGACCGTGCCGCCGAGGCGGCGGAGGTCGACGCTCTCGTGGCCCGACTCGCCGAGGACGACGTCGTGGTCCGGGGCAGCTACGACGTCAGTGGCATCCGTGCCGACGCCGATCTCATGGTCTGGTGGCACGCGTCGACCGCCGAGGCGCTCCAGGCCGCCTACAACGCGTTCCGTCGCACGGCGCTCGGCAGCCGGATGGCACCGGTGTGGTCGCAGACCGCGCTGCACCGCCCGGCCGAGTTCAACCGGTCGCACATCCCGGCCTTCATGGCCGACGAGGAGGTCCGCGACTGGGTGTGCGTCTACCCGTTCGTGCGGTCCTACGAGTGGTACCTGCTGCCCGAGGACGAGCGTCGCGACATGCTCAAGGAGCACGGCATGCAGGCGCGCCCCTACCCGGACGTGCGGGCCAACACCGTGGCGTCGTTCGCCCTGGGCGACTACGAGTGGATGCTGGCCTTCGAGGCCGACGAGCTGCACCGCATCGTGGACCTCATGCGTGAGCTGCGCGCGAGCCGTGCGCGGCGCCACGTGCGCGAGGAGGTCCCGTTCTACACGGGCCGCAAGCGCACGTGGGACGAGCTGGCGCAGCTCTGGCCCTGA
- a CDS encoding sirohydrochlorin chelatase — protein sequence MSAPALIALAHGSRDPRSASTITALTELVACLRPDLRVAPAFLDHCDPNLDSVVDRLVAEGHSEIVVVPLLLTEAYHAKYDVPAVVAAAARRHEGLRIEATDVLGIEGALFRVLDLRLREALKDRRVRELDALVLAGAGSTDPVANAAIARAARAWGAHHKLPTIAAFASSVPPAAGEAVRAHRADGRRHIAVGMLFLAPGVLPDRVRELSYEAGAVAVAEPLGVNEEIASIILARYAVGAVALVSFDHLFAGA from the coding sequence ATGAGCGCACCTGCACTCATTGCCCTGGCGCACGGCAGCCGCGACCCGCGGTCGGCCAGCACCATCACCGCCCTGACGGAGCTCGTCGCGTGCCTGCGTCCTGACCTCCGGGTGGCCCCCGCGTTCCTCGACCACTGCGACCCGAACCTCGACAGCGTCGTGGACCGGCTCGTGGCCGAGGGGCATTCCGAGATCGTCGTCGTCCCGTTGCTGCTGACGGAGGCCTACCACGCCAAGTACGACGTGCCCGCCGTCGTGGCGGCCGCAGCCCGGCGTCACGAGGGCCTGCGGATCGAGGCGACCGACGTGCTCGGCATCGAAGGTGCCCTGTTCCGCGTGCTCGACCTCCGGCTCCGTGAGGCGCTCAAGGACCGTCGCGTCCGTGAGCTCGACGCCCTCGTGCTGGCCGGTGCGGGATCCACCGATCCCGTGGCCAACGCGGCCATCGCCCGGGCCGCCCGCGCGTGGGGCGCCCACCACAAGCTGCCGACCATCGCGGCGTTCGCGTCGAGCGTGCCACCGGCGGCCGGCGAGGCCGTCCGGGCCCACCGGGCCGACGGACGTCGCCACATCGCCGTGGGCATGCTGTTCCTGGCGCCCGGGGTGCTGCCTGATCGCGTCCGCGAGCTGTCCTACGAGGCCGGGGCCGTCGCCGTCGCCGAACCGCTCGGCGTCAACGAGGAGATCGCCTCGATCATCCTCGCCCGCTACGCCGTCGGTGCCGTTGCCCTGGTGTCGTTCGACCATCTGTTCGCCGGCGCCTGA
- the hemE gene encoding uroporphyrinogen decarboxylase: MTTPLSESPFLRACRGETPDHVPVWFMRQAGRSLPEYRKLREGIAMLDSCFTTDLVVEITMQPVRRHGVDAAIFFSDIVVPLKAIGVDLDIVPGVGPVIAEPIRSRAQLAQLRDLEPDDVATILAAVTALTGELGSTPLIGFAGAPFTLASYLVEGRPSRDYRHTKALMHTDPDLWHDLMSRIAAIAGQFLRLQVQAGASAVQVFDSWAGALSLADYRTFSQPYAAAVLASVADLGVPRIHFGVGTGELLGAMGDAGADVVGVDWRIPLDEAVRRIGPDHAVQGNLDPTLLFAPPEVVEREARRVLDEGRAARGHIFNLGHGVLPETDPDALTRLVDVVHAHEPG; this comes from the coding sequence GTGACGACACCGCTCTCGGAGAGCCCCTTCCTGCGTGCCTGCCGCGGCGAGACCCCGGACCACGTGCCCGTCTGGTTCATGCGTCAGGCCGGTCGGTCGCTGCCGGAGTACCGCAAGCTGCGCGAGGGCATCGCGATGCTCGACTCGTGCTTCACGACCGATCTCGTCGTGGAGATCACGATGCAGCCCGTGCGACGGCACGGGGTCGACGCGGCCATCTTCTTCTCGGACATCGTGGTCCCGCTCAAGGCGATCGGGGTCGATCTCGACATCGTGCCGGGGGTCGGACCCGTGATCGCCGAGCCGATCCGTTCGCGCGCGCAGCTCGCCCAGCTGCGCGACCTCGAGCCCGACGACGTCGCGACCATCCTGGCCGCGGTCACGGCCCTGACCGGGGAGCTCGGCTCGACGCCGCTCATCGGCTTCGCCGGTGCGCCGTTCACCCTCGCCTCGTACCTGGTGGAGGGCCGACCGTCGCGCGACTACCGCCACACCAAGGCGCTCATGCACACCGATCCGGATCTCTGGCACGACCTCATGAGCCGGATCGCCGCCATCGCCGGGCAGTTCCTGCGCCTTCAGGTGCAGGCCGGCGCCTCGGCGGTCCAGGTCTTCGACTCCTGGGCGGGCGCCCTGAGCCTGGCCGACTACCGCACGTTCTCGCAGCCGTACGCCGCTGCCGTCCTGGCGTCCGTGGCCGATCTCGGCGTGCCGCGGATCCACTTCGGCGTCGGGACGGGCGAGCTGCTCGGCGCGATGGGTGATGCCGGCGCGGACGTCGTCGGCGTCGACTGGCGCATCCCGCTCGACGAGGCGGTCCGGCGCATCGGCCCGGACCACGCGGTCCAGGGCAACCTCGACCCCACCCTGCTCTTCGCGCCGCCGGAGGTCGTGGAGCGCGAGGCCCGCCGCGTCCTCGACGAGGGCCGAGCGGCTCGCGGCCACATCTTCAACCTCGGCCACGGCGTGCTGCCCGAGACCGACCCCGACGCGCTCACGCGCCTGGTCGACGTCGTGCACGCCCACGAGCCCGGCTGA
- the msrB gene encoding peptide-methionine (R)-S-oxide reductase MsrB — MSKQDTDRTYDVAKTDDQWRQELSSAEYHVLRQAGTERPGSSSYEADPTVGVYACRACGAELFRSETKFDAHCGWPAFYGPLAGDSVEYVEDKSMFRTRTEVRCATCGSHLGHVFEGEGFDTPTDQRYCINGIALQLRPDEA; from the coding sequence ATGAGCAAGCAGGACACCGACCGCACGTACGACGTCGCCAAGACCGACGACCAGTGGCGCCAGGAGCTGAGCTCCGCGGAGTACCACGTGCTCCGCCAGGCCGGCACCGAGCGGCCCGGCTCCAGCTCGTACGAGGCCGACCCGACCGTCGGCGTCTACGCGTGTCGCGCGTGCGGCGCCGAGCTGTTCCGCAGCGAGACCAAGTTCGACGCCCACTGCGGATGGCCCGCGTTCTACGGCCCCCTGGCCGGCGACAGCGTCGAGTACGTCGAGGACAAGTCGATGTTCCGCACCCGCACCGAGGTGCGGTGCGCGACCTGCGGCTCCCACCTCGGCCACGTCTTCGAGGGCGAGGGCTTCGACACCCCCACCGACCAGCGGTACTGCATCAACGGCATCGCGCTGCAGCTGCGCCCCGACGAAGCCTGA
- a CDS encoding PPK2 family polyphosphate kinase, giving the protein MATELRTLLTATGPIDLTSVDARSTPGFDGDKADGKSALAALGPELADLQERLYAGGRAGSTPRKVLLVLQGMDTSGKGGTIGAVGGLIEPQGLVLSSFGKPTAEELAHDFLWRVEARLPEVGQLGVFDRSHYEDVLIGRVRALASAEEIERRYRAIIDLEQRFVDSGGLVVKCLLHIDRDVQAKRLRARLGDPTKFWKYNPADLDERALWDDYRRAYEIAVERTSTPAAPWLVVPAGRKWYRNWAVATVLIEALRSLELDWPRADFDPATELARLDGEESATGS; this is encoded by the coding sequence ATGGCCACCGAGCTGCGCACCCTGCTGACCGCCACGGGACCGATCGACCTGACGAGCGTCGATGCCAGGTCGACCCCCGGGTTCGACGGCGACAAGGCCGACGGCAAGTCCGCCCTCGCGGCTCTCGGTCCGGAGCTGGCCGACCTGCAGGAACGGTTGTACGCGGGCGGACGGGCCGGCTCGACGCCCCGCAAGGTCCTGCTGGTGCTCCAGGGCATGGACACGTCGGGCAAGGGCGGCACGATCGGAGCCGTCGGTGGACTCATCGAGCCCCAGGGGCTCGTGCTGTCGTCGTTCGGGAAGCCGACGGCCGAGGAGCTCGCCCACGACTTCCTGTGGCGCGTCGAGGCACGCCTGCCGGAGGTCGGCCAGCTCGGGGTGTTCGACCGGTCGCACTACGAGGACGTCCTGATCGGCCGCGTGCGGGCCTTGGCGTCGGCCGAGGAGATCGAGCGTCGGTACCGGGCGATCATCGACCTCGAGCAGCGCTTCGTCGACTCCGGTGGCCTGGTCGTCAAGTGCCTGCTCCACATCGACCGCGACGTGCAGGCCAAACGACTTCGCGCTCGGCTCGGTGACCCGACCAAGTTCTGGAAGTACAACCCGGCCGACCTCGATGAGCGCGCGCTGTGGGACGACTACCGCCGGGCGTACGAGATCGCCGTCGAGCGGACCTCGACCCCAGCGGCGCCCTGGCTCGTGGTGCCTGCCGGCCGCAAGTGGTACCGCAACTGGGCCGTCGCGACGGTGCTCATCGAGGCGCTGCGATCGCTCGAGCTCGACTGGCCCCGGGCCGACTTCGACCCGGCCACCGAGCTCGCCCGCCTGGACGGCGAGGAGTCGGCGACCGGGTCGTGA
- a CDS encoding nitrite/sulfite reductase, translating to MAQSDTAASRRPRPKRGEGQWALGYREPLNANEQSKKDDNPLNVRARIENIYAHRGFDSIDPGDLRGRFRWWGLYTQRKAGIDGGKTATLEPEELDAEHFMLRVRIDGGQLNLEQLRTIGEISTTYARDTADLTDRQNVQYHWIDVRDVPTIWEKLESVGLSTQEACGDCPRVILGSPVAGVSNDEIIDARPAIDAIESRYIGDREFSNLPRKFKSAISGHPGHDVVPQINDIAFIGAVHPEHGAGFDVWVGGGLSTNPMLAQRLGAWVPIDEVPEVWEGIVSIFRDYGYRRLRARARLKFLVADWGIEKFREVLQTEYLERELIDLDAPEVPATPVDHVGVHRQNDGRYYVGVASAVGRISGTLLTQVADVVEAHGSQRVATTPMQKLVVLDVEEDRVESLVSALAELGLQARPSAWRQNTMACTGIEYCKLAIVETKQRGIDLVNELEQRVPDLDTPITVNINGCPNSCARIQTADIGLKGQLVLDENGDQVEGFQVHLGGALGLQAGFGRKIRAHKVTGAQLPDYVERLTRGFLAERTDGESFAGWVARADEEALR from the coding sequence ATGGCTCAGTCCGACACCGCCGCATCCCGCCGTCCCCGCCCCAAGCGCGGCGAGGGCCAGTGGGCGCTGGGGTACCGCGAGCCGCTGAACGCCAACGAGCAGTCCAAGAAGGACGACAACCCCCTCAACGTGCGGGCGCGCATCGAGAACATCTACGCGCACCGCGGCTTCGACAGCATCGACCCTGGCGACCTGCGCGGCCGCTTCCGCTGGTGGGGGCTCTACACGCAGCGCAAGGCCGGCATCGACGGCGGCAAGACCGCGACGCTGGAGCCGGAGGAGCTCGACGCCGAGCACTTCATGCTGCGGGTGCGCATCGACGGCGGTCAGCTGAACCTCGAGCAGCTGCGCACGATCGGCGAGATCTCCACGACCTACGCCCGCGACACCGCCGACCTCACCGATCGCCAGAACGTGCAGTACCACTGGATCGACGTCCGCGACGTCCCCACGATCTGGGAGAAGCTGGAGTCGGTCGGACTCTCCACCCAGGAGGCCTGCGGCGACTGCCCCCGCGTCATCCTCGGCAGCCCGGTCGCCGGGGTGTCGAACGACGAGATCATCGACGCCCGTCCCGCGATCGACGCGATCGAGAGCCGCTACATCGGTGACCGGGAGTTCTCGAACCTGCCGCGCAAGTTCAAGTCCGCCATCAGCGGCCACCCCGGTCATGACGTCGTGCCGCAGATCAACGACATCGCCTTCATCGGCGCGGTTCACCCCGAGCACGGCGCAGGCTTCGACGTCTGGGTCGGCGGCGGGCTCTCGACCAACCCGATGCTGGCGCAGCGCCTGGGCGCCTGGGTGCCGATCGACGAGGTGCCCGAGGTCTGGGAGGGCATCGTCAGCATCTTCCGCGACTACGGCTACCGCCGTCTGCGCGCCCGTGCCCGCCTGAAGTTCCTCGTGGCCGACTGGGGCATCGAGAAGTTCCGCGAGGTGCTCCAGACCGAGTACCTCGAGCGTGAGCTGATCGACCTCGACGCGCCCGAGGTCCCGGCCACGCCGGTCGACCACGTCGGCGTGCACCGTCAGAACGACGGCCGCTACTACGTCGGCGTCGCCTCCGCGGTGGGACGCATCTCCGGCACGCTGCTGACCCAGGTCGCCGACGTCGTCGAGGCGCACGGCTCACAGCGGGTCGCCACGACGCCGATGCAGAAGCTCGTCGTCCTGGACGTCGAGGAGGACCGCGTCGAGTCGCTCGTGAGCGCACTGGCCGAGCTGGGCCTCCAGGCCCGGCCCTCGGCCTGGCGCCAGAACACGATGGCCTGCACCGGCATCGAGTACTGCAAGCTGGCGATCGTCGAGACCAAGCAGCGCGGCATCGACCTCGTGAACGAGCTCGAGCAGCGCGTCCCCGACCTCGACACGCCGATCACGGTCAACATCAACGGTTGCCCCAACTCGTGCGCCCGCATCCAGACCGCCGACATCGGCCTGAAGGGCCAGCTCGTGCTCGACGAGAACGGCGACCAGGTCGAGGGCTTCCAGGTCCACCTCGGCGGCGCCCTCGGTCTGCAGGCCGGATTCGGTCGCAAGATCCGGGCCCACAAGGTCACCGGGGCCCAGCTGCCCGACTACGTCGAGCGACTGACCCGCGGCTTCCTCGCCGAGCGCACCGACGGCGAGTCCTTCGCCGGCTGGGTCGCCCGGGCCGACGAGGAGGCCCTGCGATGA
- a CDS encoding aminotransferase class IV, with protein MRVWIDGRVLESPDERAVSVLDHGLVVGDGVFETVKVEHGRPFALTPHLERLSSSATGLGIGAPDAAAIRAGVAATLEGQDLPFGRIRITVTSGRGPLGSPRGDGPQTLVVVTEPCDRPPPVSRIVTVPWPRNERGALAGLKTTSYGENALMVEEARARGASEAVMPNTRGDVCEGTGSNLVYVLDGRVVTPTLAAGPLAGVTRGLLLEWAAGEVEIHEEDHPIEVLGAAEEVMLVGTTRDVQAIEQVDDRELAAPGPLTRQLQDVWARGSEQSPGLWGLDG; from the coding sequence ATGCGGGTGTGGATCGACGGACGGGTGCTGGAATCGCCGGACGAACGCGCCGTGAGCGTCCTCGACCACGGTCTCGTCGTGGGTGACGGCGTGTTCGAGACGGTCAAGGTCGAGCACGGGCGCCCCTTCGCGCTCACGCCCCACCTGGAGCGCCTGTCGAGCTCGGCGACGGGGCTCGGCATCGGCGCGCCCGACGCCGCGGCGATCCGCGCCGGGGTCGCCGCGACGCTCGAGGGCCAGGACCTGCCGTTCGGCCGGATCAGGATCACGGTGACGTCGGGGCGGGGACCGCTGGGATCGCCGCGTGGCGACGGCCCGCAGACCTTGGTCGTCGTCACGGAGCCGTGCGACCGTCCGCCGCCCGTGAGCCGCATCGTCACCGTGCCGTGGCCCCGCAACGAGCGAGGCGCCCTCGCGGGCCTCAAGACGACCTCGTACGGCGAGAACGCGCTGATGGTCGAGGAGGCCCGCGCTCGCGGGGCCTCGGAGGCCGTCATGCCGAACACCCGCGGCGACGTCTGCGAGGGCACGGGATCGAACCTCGTCTACGTGCTCGACGGTCGCGTGGTCACGCCCACGCTGGCGGCCGGGCCCCTGGCCGGCGTCACCCGAGGCCTGCTGCTCGAGTGGGCTGCCGGCGAGGTCGAGATCCATGAGGAGGACCACCCGATCGAGGTCCTGGGCGCGGCCGAGGAGGTCATGCTCGTCGGCACCACGCGCGACGTGCAGGCCATCGAGCAGGTCGACGACCGCGAGCTCGCGGCGCCCGGTCCGCTGACCCGGCAGCTGCAGGACGTGTGGGCGCGCGGGAGCGAGCAGAGCCCGGGCCTGTGGGGCCTCGACGGCTGA
- a CDS encoding YchJ family protein, with translation MSSRCPCTSGLPLDACCGRVLADHAAAATPEQLMRSRFSAFALGDAAHLLRTWHASTRPATLTLDDAVRWTRLDVERTDTALVEFTAFYRGPGGPGKQHEVSRFVREADLWFYLDGVSPL, from the coding sequence GTGAGCTCACGCTGCCCGTGCACCAGCGGTCTGCCGCTCGACGCCTGCTGCGGTCGCGTGCTGGCCGACCACGCCGCCGCAGCGACGCCCGAGCAGCTCATGCGCTCCCGCTTCAGTGCGTTCGCCCTCGGCGACGCCGCGCACCTCCTGCGCACCTGGCACGCCTCCACCCGGCCCGCGACGCTGACCCTCGACGACGCGGTCCGCTGGACGCGACTCGACGTCGAGCGGACTGACACCGCGCTCGTCGAGTTCACCGCCTTCTACCGCGGGCCCGGCGGACCCGGCAAGCAGCACGAGGTCAGCCGCTTCGTGCGCGAGGCCGACCTGTGGTTCTACCTCGACGGCGTGAGCCCGCTCTAG
- the hemG gene encoding protoporphyrinogen oxidase: MRVAVVGAGVAGLTAAWELARRGHEVVVLDGADRIGGKLLTGDVGDVQLDLGAESVLARRPEAVGLIEAVGLTDRVQNPVTTSAGVWTRGEVRPLPPTVLGVPADLDALAASGIVEDVLPQAVPVPSHDVSVGEFVTARAGREVLQRLVEPLLGGVYAGHADAISLRAAAPQVLALGDDPVGAAVAARSAASGTPVAPVFAGIVGGVGTLPQVLAERSGAEVRTGTTVRLVERSGEGWRLMAGPVGAVEEVLADAVVVATPAPATSRLLAEVAPDAAFALAGIDYASVALVTLVLQEQVELPGSGFLVPPVDGRFVKAATFSSNKWAWVADSGRTVLRASVGRAGESVALQTGDVDMVERVLADLTQALGPLPAPADTHVQRWGGALPQYEVGHLDRVATVRASVSGVRGLEVCGAAYDGVGIAAVVAGAQAAVSRLLDELGD; the protein is encoded by the coding sequence ATGCGCGTCGCGGTGGTCGGTGCCGGCGTCGCGGGTCTGACTGCGGCCTGGGAGCTCGCCCGTCGTGGGCACGAGGTCGTGGTGCTCGACGGTGCCGACCGCATCGGGGGCAAGCTGCTCACGGGCGACGTCGGTGACGTGCAGCTCGACCTCGGTGCCGAGTCGGTGCTGGCCCGTCGTCCTGAGGCGGTGGGTCTGATCGAGGCGGTGGGGCTGACCGACCGGGTGCAGAACCCCGTCACGACCAGCGCCGGCGTGTGGACCCGCGGCGAGGTCCGCCCGCTCCCGCCCACCGTGCTCGGCGTCCCCGCCGACCTCGACGCGCTGGCGGCGAGCGGCATCGTCGAAGACGTGCTGCCGCAGGCCGTCCCGGTGCCGTCCCACGACGTCTCGGTCGGCGAGTTCGTCACGGCGCGCGCGGGCCGAGAGGTGCTCCAGCGCCTCGTCGAGCCGCTGCTCGGGGGCGTCTACGCCGGTCACGCCGATGCGATCTCGCTCCGCGCCGCGGCGCCGCAGGTCCTCGCCCTCGGCGACGACCCGGTCGGCGCGGCGGTCGCGGCCCGCTCCGCGGCGTCCGGGACGCCGGTCGCTCCGGTGTTCGCCGGCATCGTCGGGGGAGTCGGCACCCTGCCGCAGGTCCTGGCCGAGCGCTCCGGTGCCGAGGTGCGCACCGGTACCACCGTGCGCCTCGTCGAGCGGTCCGGCGAGGGCTGGCGGCTCATGGCGGGTCCGGTCGGAGCCGTGGAGGAGGTGCTCGCCGACGCCGTCGTCGTCGCGACCCCCGCACCGGCCACGTCGCGGCTGCTGGCCGAGGTGGCGCCCGACGCCGCCTTCGCGCTCGCTGGCATCGACTACGCCAGCGTCGCGCTCGTCACGCTGGTGCTCCAGGAGCAGGTCGAGCTGCCCGGGTCCGGCTTCCTGGTGCCTCCCGTCGACGGCAGGTTCGTCAAGGCCGCGACCTTCAGCTCGAACAAGTGGGCCTGGGTCGCCGACTCGGGTCGCACGGTCCTGCGCGCCTCGGTCGGCCGGGCGGGGGAGTCGGTCGCCCTGCAGACCGGCGACGTCGACATGGTCGAGCGCGTCCTGGCCGACCTGACGCAGGCCCTCGGCCCCCTGCCGGCCCCGGCCGACACGCACGTCCAGCGGTGGGGCGGGGCCCTCCCGCAGTACGAGGTCGGTCACCTGGACCGCGTCGCCACGGTGCGTGCCTCCGTCTCGGGTGTCCGGGGTCTCGAGGTGTGTGGCGCGGCCTACGACGGTGTCGGGATCGCGGCGGTCGTGGCCGGGGCCCAGGCCGCCGTGTCGAGGTTGTTGGACGAGTTGGGAGACTGA